A region of the Lycium barbarum isolate Lr01 chromosome 1, ASM1917538v2, whole genome shotgun sequence genome:
GTTCTCCAACAGCACGAACCATTTTCAGTTGAGTAATTAGGTCCTGtgcatttttttgcacggattgcccttcttttggtgtggtctttaaattttgcccctcatatttgtgttctttaagtcttgcccttcgcttggatacctgaggttttgagttcgaacccccgctcaggcataaaataaaaaaataatttcgcaaagcagggctgggggagtgtatgccggatccggcatacaatccttaaggaaaaactaaagttatgccggagggggcagactttgccttgagacatatatatatatttttttacttttcaaggcaaacttttaattatgccttaaggaaaaattccgccttatggggcatacttttagttatgccttaactaaaagtgtgccccataaaatataactaaaagtatgctccataaggcggaacttttccttaaggcataactaaaagtttgccttaaggaaaaattctgccttatgaggcatacttttggttatgccttaattaaaagtctgccccataaggcatagttccttaaggaaaagttttgccccataaggcataactaaactatgccttgaggaaaagttatgccccctccggcataactttagtttttccttaaggattttatgccggatctggcatacactccctccagccctgccttgcgaaattatttttttattttatgcctgagcgggggtttgaacccagaacctcaggtatccaagctaagggcaaaacttaaagaccacaaatatgaggggcaaaatttaaagatcgcaactatgagggacaaaatttaaagaccaccccaaaagaagggcaattctgcgaattgcccggtCCTCTGtcggatgaagaagaagaagtgttgggtcttttaaaaataggtttgGGTTAATGGGTTGGATTGTGAATGGATTTGGATGTTATGACATGTGGACCAATAAAAATAATGTCACATATTTAATACAAAAATTTATATATTCCACATAAGCTTTTGTTAAAAGGAGGTGCAATTTAGGCTTAAATTTAACGTTAAGGGCATTTTTTATCCAAAATTCCAAATAGATGGAAGGAGAGACATATTTTATCCAATAGGTGAAGGAGGACATTTTTGAGCCATTTCTAATACATTAAGGGCATTTTTGAACCTTTTCCGTCAAGTGAATGGCAATTCACAGGAGATTGACAAATGTGGATAAACTAAATACTTGGGGAATGACAGTTGCACAAGAATGTGTTCTATGTGAAGAGGACAGGTTGTAAACACATGATCACTTGCTTTTTCAATGCCCTTACTCTCAATTCATTTGGCCGCTGTTAGGATGATTACATCAGGCTAGAACAATTCAACAATGGGATACTGAAGTGTCGTGGTTTGCTCAAAAAGTCAAAGATAGAGATCAGGTATGGACCATCACTAGAGTGGTGTTTGCTGCTATTGTCTATCACATTTGGATGGAGAGGAATGCTAGAAGATTTCAGTCGAAGAGGAGAAACAAAGAAGAAAGAGTTAAGGAAATAGTTCTACTGCTTCACATAATAGGACAGAAAAAGAGTCACTGGTTGCCTACTCTAGCCCAACTAGATCATTACCCTAGCTAGTTTAGATAGCAAAAGTTAGATTATGTTATATGGAGTCTAATTTTGTAGATCCCATCTCAAGAATCCCATGAGCACGGATGTAAATGGTTCGAGTTGATTGAATAGAAAACTTTTACtttcgacaaaaaaaaaaagagtcaagTTTTAATATAAAAATGTCTCATTATTTTTTTAGTAAAGTAataaaaaaatatcacataaattaaaatagaaagaatatatataatatttaaaatatacTTATAGTAAAACTATTTATGTGGAAAAATTTATTGTTGGTGCAcaccaaaaaaataatatttaaatatatttaataataACTTAGCTTGGCAACGGTTCATTGTAACTTTAATCTCATTAAAGTTTCAAGTTCTTTTCCTTaagctagcgtttggccatagatttccaAAACAATTTTGAAAAACTTGATTTGGATgaaatttttcaaattttgaaaatgtgtttggccatagtttttcaaaatgtatttcactttttgttttggaAAACAAGAAACATTACTTATACCTATAAGTTCTAAAAACTATCAAGACTCTGTATCCAACCATACAAAACAAACATACTTGTTAATTCCAAATTATGCagaacatgatattttaataATAATTGCAAATAACACACTTACTAGCTACTACAATTCAAATTACAAGACAAAGATCCATCGGTTcaggaaaaaaaaagggcagTAACTAGCTTAGCTAGTTCACTTTATAGAAGAGACTATTTTAATTGGGGGAATATGGTAGATATGACTTTAATGGAGGAAGATGGTAGATAAAATTAATTAGTTGGGTCATAAATAGATGGggttttttataaaatataaaagttTGGGGTAGTTTTTAAAAGGTCAAAACATAGATCTTAACTCAAAAATGGGTTTGAGCCCGAATTTGGAATTTGAAGATTTGTCTTCAAAATCTAtcaaaattttatggccaaatAAAAATTTGAGAACAAATCTTCAAAATATGCTTTCAAATTTATGACCAAACGGGAGCTAAATTTCATATTCAATAAAATGTCGCCATATAAATTAAAATGGATTAGTATGGTACAGCAATTGTCACATCGGTAGACATTTAGTAGTTGAGTCAGCTGTGACGACCAGATATGTTGATGTGACTTTCTATATGATTTGACCAAAAAAAACTAGGTATTATTACGTGGCATTTAATTACAGGATAAACTGTACCAGAAAAATGTTACACATTTGCACCACAAACACAAAACCCAAGAATAAGACTACCTTGTTTTTCAATTAAAGAGGAAATAAACATATAAAAAGGTTAAGCTATGTGTTCTCTCTCtccatttttctcttctttctctcttttaaGGCAAAACTGAGAGTTTTGTAACTCTtaattcattattattattattccacTCCCCATTTCCCTGTttttgagaaagaagaagaagaagagagaataAGAGTAGTAAAAAAGTTACACTAGAGACATATAAACAGCGTTGTGGCTTAGAGATAGTTTAATTTAATTGGAGAAATTAAAGTGAGATTAAGTCATGGGCTGTTTTCCTTGTTCTGGAGATGGAGATACATCAGTGAAGAAACCTGAGAAAAAGATATTTCAAACAAATAATCATCAATACAAAAGGGTTGATAAGTCACAGCCTAAACAAGGTATGAGATTTatatatacatgatttgattAAATTTTCGTATCGTTACGTGTGATTTTGTGAAACGGATGGCTTTTGGATTTTGGAAAGATTGTTCCTTTTTTAGTGCATTTGGAAAGTTTCAATATGGGGTTGTTTGAATCTGATCAAATCTTGAAAGTTTGTGAAAccagtttttgtttttgtttgctgTTTAATGGATATTCGGTGGTATCCATCTAATCCTGAATTATTATTGTTGCATGCATCTACGATTTGGTTAATCTTTTTGGATGAAAGATTTTTACAGTTTCTTTTTCATGAAGCTGTTTGGTACCTTACGGTATTTTTCCTTGGAAATCATCAAGATCAGTTTCATAAAAAATGACTTTCGTCGTACCAAAGATACCCGATAGCCATTTGAATTTTGCTTCACGTTTGCAAATGGTATCTGCCATTTGTTTATGTGGCTCTATCTATGCctatttctttctttatttcatgTTTACAGGGTTTAAAACTTTTGATGTTTTTTGAGATATTCATGGAAGGATgtaaacgttttttttttttttttgcctgatAATAAGGTTAAATATTCTGATCCATGTGTTCTCTGTATATGTTTATTTTTTCAGAAAACTTGGTCCTTTCTATATATGAATCTTTGTTTGCTTCTGTGAGAATCTTTCTGGATCAGTATTTTGGCAGATTGCTATCCATCTGCTCTTTCATTTCTTTTTCTACTCTTTCAAATGAGACCTCCTTCATTTTAAACTACCATCTTTTTTATGCCTCTTGTTTTTTCATGTTTCTTAGATACACCAGTGGCTAGTCAATTTAAATATGTGAAGAATGAAGAGGCTAAAATTGCAAACCAATCTACGTCTAGGAAAGATGGAGGTTATAGTAACATCCCTCAGAATGAAGAGGCTATACTTTCAAAGCGATCTACGTCTAGGAAAGATGGGGGTCATAGTAACATCCCTCCTGCAGATGGAAAAACAGGTGGCGCTAAGGCACAGAGGTTTAAATTCGATCAATTAATAGCTGCAACAGAAGATTTCAAGGAAGATTACTTCTTGGGAGAAGGAGGTTTTGGCAAAGTATATAAAGGTCATTTGGAGGATACTGGTGAGGTCAGCTCAACTCCATTCTTGCAATACTTATGAATTTTCCTTAAAGTCTGCAATAAACAACAGGATTATTTGCAGGTTCATTTAAAGTAAGTGAGTGGTTTAAGTTTAACATTAGGAATATTTGGTGTCCTGAGTCTGTTTTCTTTTTATATTCTTTTCTAATGCAGATCGTTGCAATCAAACAACTCGATCCCAATGGATGTCAAGGAGTTAGGGAATTTATTGTTGAAGTACAGACACTAAGTAAGGCTGATCACCCTAATCTTGTTAAACTAATTGGTTGTTGTGCTGAGGGAGAACAGAGGCTGTTGGTCTACGAGTACATGGCTCTTGGTTCATTGGAAGACCATTTGTTTGGTATGTTATAATTGTCTGCTTTTCATGTTACTTTCTTCCATTCTTAGCCTACTCCATCCTGATAAACATGCCTATTTCCTTTTGGGGATAATTACCTTTTTGGACCGCTCTGAATAATTATAGCCAGCAAATGTATGTATGTTATAATAtgcattttatatacataaatacacaacataatcaatttatatgttttgtatgttgTTTATATTCTTTGTGATGAGTCCATTTGCTTTGCTTATTTCAATGTGTGCAGATGCCTGGCCAAATCAAAAACCTCTTGATTGGAACATTAGAATGAAGATAGCTGCAGGTGCTGCAAGAGGCCTGGAATATTTACATGACAAGATGAAACCTCCTATTATTTATCGCGATCTGAAATGCTCCAATATTCTGCTTAATGAGGGCTTCCACCCAAAGTTATCTGATTTTGGCTTGGCTAAAGTGGGTCCTAGCGGAGACAAGACTCATGTTTCCACCAGAGTGATGGGCACATATGGATACTGTGCACCAGATTATGCTATGACTGGCCAACTAACGTTCAAATCAGATATCTACAGCTTTGGAGTTGTTCTTCTGGAGATAATCACAGGCAGGAGAGCGATTGACTATACAAAATCTGCCGCTGAGCAAAACCTGGTTGCATGGGTAAGTTTCCTTTATCTATTATTGTTGCCATGTAATATATTTTTTGAGGTTGTGCTGTGGTAAGACCGGTTTATCCTTCTCTCCTAGCTACTGAATTTGACCATCATTCTCATTTCTACACCTAAATGGATCCAAGAAATTGATGTCACTGAATTTACTTCCAATCATTGTCTTTTGAACAAGTCTTTCAGCCACTGTTTATCAGAAGCCCTTTGATTTGACTGCTATGGTTTCCATGAAAGAGGTAACAAAAAAATTTGCAACGCCCAGAATGAATCTTGTTATCTTTCATGAGTTAATCTATGATAGTGAGGTTTATATGACATTATTTAACTGACTTTTTGTTTTAAGAAAAGATGGTGTTTACCCGATTATAACTCGTTTCTACTTAGCACTCAACCATGAATAAAGCAATCCCACTTGAACAATGCCATGGTTTGTCAAGACACCTAAAAATCATTGTAAGTTCCATACTCGAGGTTCTTTCATGGTAAACATTTTTTCAAATGATTATGCTGCTGTCTATATATGTTTGCAAATCGAATTTATGCTTTGTCTCCTGATAGAAGAAACTGCTGACGAAGCGCTTTGTCAACATTATGACAACTTTTCTAGATTTGTGATTAGTCAGGAATGAACTAAGGCAGCCATATTGAACTTGCATAAATGTTATTGAATGTGCCACTGCCTCGTCCTTTGTCTGCTTTAATACCACGTCAAAGTGTGTGACCAGTGACAacctcatctaaaagcttaagctatTAGAGGCGGTAGACTTATACTTTTATCTAAATTAATTATATACTCAACAAATGCTACTCGTCTTTTGCAGGCAAGACCATTATTCAAAGACAGGAAGAAATTCTACAAGATGGCAGATCCAGCACTTGATGGTCACTATCCAATTAGGAGCTTATACCAAGCTCTTGCAATTGCTGCAATGTGTGTCCAGGAGCAACCTAATATGCGCCCTCCAATTGTTGATATCGTCACTGCTTTGAACTACCTTGCCTCCTTAAAGTATGACCCTGAAATCGAGCCTCCTATCCGGAAGTCATCCAAAAGTTCTTCTCAGAAATCTAGAAAAGATGAAGAAGAAACCTGGTGATAGTGACGGAGACTATACAACAGAGCTTGGGGACTAAAATAAGAAGTTAAACGCACACAAATATAAGTGGTTGTCAACTTTTTTGTGTCAGATATGTAAATTACATGTGCAGCTTAAAAGTTATAGATTGGAcataataaagaaaaacaaaGCCTCCTTTGCATATCTGGTGCAAATGCAAGCTCCAGTACatagtatatatttatatactccATGTATAAACTCTACGCTTCAACGATATAATGAGAAAGAAAACAGAATAGAAGCGTTAGCAAGAACTTATTAAAgccaatataaatatatatgttctAGTAACTAGTCCAATGCAGTATGAAATACTTGAAAGTGTATGTAAAAGAGACACCCCTTAGCCAAACCTAATGGAAGAAAAGAGCAGAGAGAATGAAATGGAATTCAAATATATACCTTTCGAATTAACTTTTTAAGTTTTAACAACGGAATTGAATTTTATCAATGTTTTTTCCCAATTTAATACCTTTCTTTCCAAAAACAAGAACTATACTGTAAAATCGGGCAGTTTCACTGGACAGAAGGAAGGAAATGGATCTCATGTAAATTTATAGAAAACTGGCAGAAAGATCCTACTTTTTGCTAGCGAAGCTAATGAATGGAAGAATCATATTGAAAAATTTATGAAACATTACCATAACAGATGATGACATAGGACTCATCAATAGTTATGGTTTCTTATTCCCTATTGAGATCTCCAGAGATATGAGTTTGCCCCACTGACATGGCGATCAACTTTGAAAAAATTTAACAGTGAGGTTTGAGATAAGAATGGAAGAATAGGCTTCACGACTTTCCTCTGTATCCGGATGATAAACATCTTAGATTTTGCAATTGTAGGAATCATAAAGAACTGTTGTTTGTTTGTTATTATTTTCTTGCTGACTCTGTAAATAGGTGTCTGTTGTGGTGAGTTTATCTTAGATAAGAGAAGGTGGTCTAGAGTTTCACCAACATTTTTCATTTTGATCTGTTCCTAACTGGACAAGTAACATGAAAGTACCAAGTAGAAACTACTATTGTCTCAACCAGAATTAATGGGCAATGTTTGCACATGCAAGTAAAGATTTTAAAGTACTTTCTTCCTTTTCTGTATTTCCTATGTTCCTAATAATCCTTCTTAATTCCTAAGGTTACAGCTTTTGCTAGTGATAAGATTGCAAAGTCCGAAAACTAGCATTTCAACATTTGTTTAATTATCAACTGTTATCAAAGTTGAAGGTTATGATTTAATCCTTCTTAATTCCTAAGGTTACAGCTTTTGCTATTGATAAGATTGCAAAGTCCGAAAACTAGCATTTTGACATTTGTTTAATTATCAACTGTTATCTCATAATTAAGATACATCAATAACTACCTTACTAAGAATGTTTCATATTGCCGTCGATAACTATTAACTTTTCATTAAGAGGAAAGGACGGTGTAGGAGGGGGATAAAAGTTTAAAAGGGCAAAGAAACCACAACATAGAGTTTAACATGTTTGGCTTTTCTTAATGTAGGTGTTGACAGTGAACTTGTACATAAATGATGGAATTGAGATGAAACGAATATCTGGCTTGAATTGCATTTGGATCGTTCTCTCAAGGATGAAAAATGGAGGATACAATCACAGCAGCCGGTGAAAATTGTTGAAGAAATTCATTTTATTATATCTCTATGCTTTTTCGATACTGTTTTCAATGTGGCATTTACTGGATATGTTTCGATGGGAATTTAACTTTTTATGCAGATAACATATCTTTGCAGTAAAATGAAAGAATATCTTATATGTTGGTTAAATTTGTATTGCATTTACTAGCTAAATCAAAATTCATTTTGCTTTCCACTGTTAGTCTAGTGTGGGCTTATATGGGCTCTTTAGTAAGTAGTATAATTTCTGCAAAATTACTACTTCTCAACTTCTGAATAGTTTCTTCCTATCCTAATCAAATGCTATTGATACAAAAACAGAGGGAAGCGAAAAACTAAAGCCTACTAATTTCTCTTAACACATTACTAATTCTCCTGGCGTAGATCTACTTGTTGTtaatataacggtaagggtattgTTCCTATAAATAACTCTTCTATAGAGTTCATTAATATCTGAGCTCTATTTGAATGGTCGGTCTCAACTCAGGTGGAAGAATTGGTAATAGACACAAAACCATCCATTCTAGCTCTATAGTTTTTCGAATAAAATGCTTAGCCAATTCCACGTGTTCCTTCCAACAGCTACATTTCACTGGTTTCGCCTGCTTGGCAACTGCCTACCCAAATGTACAAATAGGAGTTGTTTGATGGTAGAACTTTACAACAATCCCTTCTTGCTGCCTGCAAACAGAACAAAATCCACTTAATAGATAGTCCTTTTCGGATCAATCTTCAGAAATTAATTTGCTTAACAAACTTACCTTCTGCCAACGGTTATTATCTGGCCTTTTCAACACAACAATTGCATTGATACTCTCAGGTGACTCAATTTTCCATCTGCAATAAGGGTACGACTCTCTATGACGATGGTAAATCCCAACGATCTGATTGTTGCTTCGATCATATTTGGCTGCACTTATATAGTACACAAAAGGCTTCTGGCACGGGTGCTTTGTCACAGGCCTAGTGTTGAATGCATAGGCTGTATAATCAGCTCTTTTGTACCAATTAAGAAATGTTCTTGTTGGCATTTCTAATTCTCTAGGCGAGATATTACCCCTCGTGATCTGAACCACGTAGCCCCAAGACACTGAAATAGACCAGTACTTCTGCTTGTCGTAACAGATCGACTGCTGCATTATGCTGGCAGTGTCGTACTTCATCGACTCAAAAAGGCGCCGTAGTCCTTCAACTCTGCTCATCCTTGGGATTATAGGATCCACTACATCAAGATGGTGAATTGATACTAGAGGTG
Encoded here:
- the LOC132605308 gene encoding probable serine/threonine-protein kinase PBL7, with amino-acid sequence MGCFPCSGDGDTSVKKPEKKIFQTNNHQYKRVDKSQPKQDTPVASQFKYVKNEEAKIANQSTSRKDGGYSNIPQNEEAILSKRSTSRKDGGHSNIPPADGKTGGAKAQRFKFDQLIAATEDFKEDYFLGEGGFGKVYKGHLEDTGEIVAIKQLDPNGCQGVREFIVEVQTLSKADHPNLVKLIGCCAEGEQRLLVYEYMALGSLEDHLFDAWPNQKPLDWNIRMKIAAGAARGLEYLHDKMKPPIIYRDLKCSNILLNEGFHPKLSDFGLAKVGPSGDKTHVSTRVMGTYGYCAPDYAMTGQLTFKSDIYSFGVVLLEIITGRRAIDYTKSAAEQNLVAWARPLFKDRKKFYKMADPALDGHYPIRSLYQALAIAAMCVQEQPNMRPPIVDIVTALNYLASLKYDPEIEPPIRKSSKSSSQKSRKDEEETW